One segment of Triticum aestivum cultivar Chinese Spring chromosome 2A, IWGSC CS RefSeq v2.1, whole genome shotgun sequence DNA contains the following:
- the LOC123185742 gene encoding gibberellin 2-beta-dioxygenase 6: MPAFAEPAIDPPLADSYRALLRTDQLRRGGIAPALSPAVPESVAVLERDLPMIDLKRLTSGDAGERKACADAMARAASEWGFFQVINHGVGRELLEEMRREQARLFRLPFDTKEKAGLLNGSYRWGNPTATSLRHLSWSEAFHVPLASISREDCDYGKLSSLRAVMQEVADAMSRVADTVAAALAEDLGHDAWGGEPAFPAGCDGTTCFLRLNRYPACPFAPDTFGLVPHTDSDFLTILCQDQVGGLQLMKDSRWVAVKPRPDALIVNIGDLFQAWSNNRYKSVEHKVVANAKAERLSVAYFLCPSYDSLVGTCGEPSPYRPFTFGEYRRKVQDDVKRTGKKIGLPNFLKQSPVDAMNHSLCT; the protein is encoded by the exons ATGCCGGCCTTCGCCGAGCCAGCCATTGATCCGCCTCTGGCGGACAGCTACCGCGCGCTGCTGCGCACCGACCAGCTCCGCCGCGGCGGCATTGCGCCCGCGCTGTCGCCGGCGGTGCCGGAGAGCGTGGCCGTGCTGGAGCGCGACCTGCCGATGATCGACTTGAAGCGCCTGACGAGCGGCGACGCGGGGGAGAGGAAGGCGTGCGCGGACGCCATGGCGCGCGCGGCGTCGGAGTGGGGCTTCTTCCAGGTGATCAACCACGGCGTGGGGCGGGAGCTCCTGGAGGAGATGCGGCGCGAGCAGGCGCGGCTGTTCCGCCTGCCGTTCGACACCAAGGAGAAGGCCGGGCTCCTCAACGGCTCGTACCGGTGGGGCAACCCGACGGCTACGTCGCTCCGGCACCTCTCGTGGTCGGAGGCCTTCCACGTTCCGCTCGCCAGCATCTCCCGGGAGGACTGCGACTACGGAAAGCTCAGCTCCTTGAG GGCCGTGATGCAGGAGGTGGCGGACGCGATGTCGCGCGTGGCGGAcacggtggcggcggcgctggcggaggACCTCGGGCACGATGCGTGGGGCGGCGAGCCGGCGTTCCCGGCGGGGTGCGACGGGACGACGTGCTTCCTGCGGCTCAACAGGTACCCGGCATGCCCGTTCGCGCCGGACACGTTCGGGCTGGTGCCGCACACGGACAGCGACTTCCTCACCATCCTCTGCCAGGACCAGGTCGGGGGCCTGCAGCTCATGAAGGACTCCCGCTGGGTCGCCGTGAAACCCCGCCCCGACGCGCTCATCGTCAACATCGGCGATCTGTTTCAG GCGTGGAGCAACAACAGGTACAAGAGCGTGGAGCACAAAGTGGTGGCCAACGCCAAGGCGGAGCGCCTCTCCGTCGCCTACTTCCTGTGCCCGTCGTACGACTCGCTGGTCGGCACATGCGGCGAGCCGTCGCCGTACAGGCCGTTTACCTTCGGGGAGTACCGGAGGAAGGTGCAGGACGATGTCAAGAGAACCGGCAAAAAAATTGGGCTCCCCAACTTTCTCAAACAGTCTCCCGTTGACGCCATGAATCACAGCCTCTGTACTTAA